A region of the Hordeum vulgare subsp. vulgare chloroplast, complete genome genome:
TCCCAATCTCCAATGGAAATCGAAGACATCTATCCATTTATAATCCTCCTTTAATTGAATTAAGGGATCCTCCAGTTGGAAATGATAACAGAACGCATAAGTCATTAGAAGGAATTCTAATAAACAAATAGATATAGTATACCACCTAACGATTTTGTTTCCCTTATGAGGTAAAAAGAAAATTAATGAACCGGCAAATATCGGCAAAACAACAAGTATTGTTAACCAAGGAAAATAACTCATGATAAAGTGATAAAGACAAGATACGTTTTGACCAGAAAAGCCCGTGCTCGATTATTTCGAGCACAGGCTTCTTCGGTAAAGAGGAATCAGACGATTCAAATGAAGTTTTTTGTTTTTGTAACGTATCAATAAGATAGAGCCATGCTACGGGTTGTTTCAGGCCCTAAATAAACGCGGACACTTAAAAAATCTGTCGGGCAGGCAGATTCACATCTCTTACAACCCACACAATCTTCGGTTCTCGGCGCGGAAGCAATTTGCTTGGCTTTACATCCATCCCAGGGTATCATTTCTAATACATCTGTTGGACAAGCTCGTACACATTGAGTGCATCCTATACATGTATCATAAATTTTTACGGAATGTGACATTGGATCTATAAATTTTTCTTTTCAACATAAAATTTTTCGATCTGGTAAAAAGAAAATTAGTACTATATGAGTCATATGTATTGTAGACACCAGACGAAGCAATGGTTTATCCAAACTTCAAAATTAAAAATCTATTTTTTAATCCGTTTGTGAGAAAGCGTGAAAAGAGCCAAGAGACTTGAATTTTGGACTTCAACAATAAGAAAGAATTTTACAAATTGTACAGACGATTTCGAATTAGCCAATTTATTTTATTGGCTATCGTCTTTTCAATATAAATTATTGCAATTTGAATATTGCAATATCAATGAATTACAAATACAAAAATTCATTTAAGTGAAAAAGAATACTATGCAATAACCTACTTACTAAAAAAAAAAGGATATTCTCAAATAATACTAAGAAAATAGTATGGATTTCTATATTATTTTAATATGTGCGCCTTTGTTTAGAGGATTTTATGTCTAATTATTAAAAAGTCTAATTATTCAATAAATTAGATTGATTGATACGAGTGGATTTCCTATTACGATGGATGGAAGAAAGAATGGATAGTCCAATAGCGGCTTCAGCAGCGGCAAGGGCTATAACAAAAATGGCGAAAATATCTCCTTTTAATTGGCGACTATCAAATAGATCAGAAAATGTTACGAGATTTAGATTAATTGAATTCAGTATAAGTTCAAGACATATTAGAGCTCTAACCATGTTTCGGCTTGTGATCAATCCATAGATACCAATCGAAAATAAATAGACACTCAAAAAAAGTACATGCTCAAACATCATTAACTAACTCCTTATCAATCTCGATTCATTTCAATATGAGGGCAAAGAATTGAACCGATTCAATTAATTACAATAGAACAATTACACAACAAAAGAGAAAAGAAAGGAGGTATTTGTTGGCAGTAGATGGGTTTTACTAAATCAAAATTGTGATTCTTTAGTTATTTATTTTAGATTTGCAATTCTTATAATTTTTACTTTTTCTAAGTTTTCTTATTGCCGAGCCATAGTAATTGCACCTATTAAAGAAACTAGAAGAATTATGGAAATGAGTTCAAACGGAAGATAAAAATCGGTTGCTAAATGAATTCCAATTTGTTGAACATTATTTATGAGACCCTGTTCTACTATTTGGTTTGATCTTGTAGTCCAAAGAATTCCATACCATGACGTATCTGGGATAGTAGTCATTAGTGAAAAAACAAAAGTTATACAAACGAGTGAAGTGAACCCATCTCCAATAGTCCAATAATTCTTATCTTTAGACCATTCTGAGCCATTTACGAACATTACAGCGAATATGATCAAGACATTTATGGCTCCCACATAAATAAGAAGTTGTGCGACAGCTACAAAGTAGGAATTTAATAAAAAATAGAATAAGGATATACAAACAAGAACTAATCCCAGCGAAAAGGCAGAATAAATGGGGTTGGTAAGTAATACTACTCCTAGACCCCCTAGTAGAAGAATAAATCCCCC
Encoded here:
- the psaC gene encoding photosystem I subunit VII (9 kDa protein) — translated: MSHSVKIYDTCIGCTQCVRACPTDVLEMIPWDGCKAKQIASAPRTEDCVGCKRCESACPTDFLSVRVYLGPETTRSMALSY
- the ndhG gene encoding NADH dehydrogenase subunit 6; translated protein: MDLPGPIHEILMLFGGFILLLGGLGVVLLTNPIYSAFSLGLVLVCISLFYFLLNSYFVAVAQLLIYVGAINVLIIFAVMFVNGSEWSKDKNYWTIGDGFTSLVCITFVFSLMTTIPDTSWYGILWTTRSNQIVEQGLINNVQQIGIHLATDFYLPFELISIILLVSLIGAITMARQ
- the ndhE gene encoding NADH dehydrogenase subunit 4L, which codes for MMFEHVLFLSVYLFSIGIYGLITSRNMVRALICLELILNSINLNLVTFSDLFDSRQLKGDIFAIFVIALAAAEAAIGLSILSSIHRNRKSTRINQSNLLNN